From the genome of Populus trichocarpa isolate Nisqually-1 chromosome 15, P.trichocarpa_v4.1, whole genome shotgun sequence, one region includes:
- the LOC7474850 gene encoding zinc finger protein BRUTUS-like At1g18910 isoform X2: MDSSGVGDSPKLPPDKERDAESPWPPAVVEAECFSNVRLTDAPILLLVHFHKALRVEIADLRRLAVTASQAESEARRPELVVELRRRFDFLKLAYKYHTATEDEVIFLALDTCIKNVARTYSLEHESIHDLFGTIFHWLDRLEENKSGLEPFQELVVCIGTMQSSICQHMLKEEEQVFPLLMQQFSPSEQASLVWQFICSVPVIVLEDLLPWMYSFFCPEKQVETVQCIRQMVPKEESLQEVVISWLLRNDQSSPRACIRIRQGNQDVPNKMKSILQLQSSKRLLEQNQRRRKHCVQTDVGKSLVDYLHLWHVAIQKEWKEILEELYQIRTLISALTVDSILFRLKFLADVIIFYSIALKRFFFPVLKLANKHMFPSSSEQSSIENHIESLHKLLYCQKGLPSCKFVEKLCQEMKSLAMDLTKQFIFYETKVFPFISNNCSLETQLQILYMSLHVMPLGLLKCAITWFAIHLSKNESRSILDSMNLGEVLANKSFTSLLLEWFHIGYSGKTSMENFCKDLEKVFRSRYSILPEQIKDVVSLSSQTQTCKESKSNNIELVSANKGKNFLSYALSPGSHRGKACDTSYTSEINLHIFFPGTLWASDAFLKLPGGESSSAPTINQPIPLDFIFFFHKALMKDLEDLVFGSVKLAENIGFLTEFHRHFHLLQFWYQFHSDAEDEIVFPALEAKEEVRNISHSYTIDHKLEVEYFNEVSHLLDKMSELHISASTDDLEKQDQILVKHNRLCMKLHYTCKSMHKLLSDHVHREEVELWPMFRECFSIQEQEKIIGRMLGNIKAKTLQDMIPWLLGSLTPEEQREMMSLWRNVTKNTMFDDWLREWWEGYDIAHVATELNTSCTPDPLDIIARYLPTEAFDKQGDDLYDTIEFSQRDFYSVNIEKQEEESFDDKVNIHNGDRNNDECSECKKLLCEGDKERFNEVSNLTNKTDKPGQPFQLTLKSKYHERLLKMSQDDMEAAIRRVSRESSLDHQKKSFIIQNLIMSRWIVHQKISHTEVTISSNGGEEIPGQHPSYRDSPEPILGCKHYKRNCKLVMPCCNKIYTCIRCHDELADHSTDRRAITKMMCMKCLIIQPIGETCSTVSCNNLSMGRYYCRICKLLDDEREIYHCPYCNLCRVGKGLGIDYFHCMNCNACMARSLSVHVCREKCLEDNCPICHEYIFTSSTPVKALYCGHLMHSTCFQEYTCTHYTCPICSKSLGDMQVYFQMLDALLAEEKIPDEYSGQTQFILCNDCEKKGAARFHWLYRKCPYCGSYNTRLL, from the exons ATGGACAGCTCCGGCGTCGGCGATTCTCCGAAATTACCGCCGGATAAGGAGAGAGATGCGGAGTCGCCATGGCCGCCGGCCGTGGTGGAGGCGGAGTGTTTCTCCAATGTCCGGCTCACAGACGCTCCCATACTTTTGCTTGTTCATTTCCACAAGGCACTGCGGGTGGAGATAGCTGACCTCCGCCGTCTGGCAGTCACGGCCTCCCAGGCTGAGAGTGAGGCTCGTCGACCCGAGCTGGTAGTTGAGCTCCGTCGAAGATTCGATTTTCTCAAACTTGCGTATAAGTATCACACAGCTACCGAAGATGag GTTATCTTTCTTGCATTAGATACCTGCATTAAAAATGTTGCCCGTACATATTCGCTTGAGCATGAAAGCATCCATGACCTCTTTGGAACTATTTTTCATTGGTTGGACCGATTGGAGGAAAATAAAAGTGGTTTGGAGCCCTTTCAGGAACTTGTAGTTTGCATCGGCACCATGCAGTCCTCCATTTGTCAGCATATGCTGAAAGAAGAAGAGCAG GTTTTTCCTTTGCTTATGCAGCAGTTCTCTCCCAGTGAACAGGCTTCACTTGTGTGGCAGTTCATTTGCAGCGTCCCTGTGATTGTGCTGGAGGATTTGTTGCCATGGATGTACTCCTTTTTTTGTCCAGAAAAACAAGTGGAGACTGTACAATGCATCAGACAAATGGTACCCAAGGAAGAATCATTGCAAGAG GTGGTAATTTCTTGGCTCCTTAGAAATGATCAATCCTCTCCTAGGGCTTGCATCAGGATTAGACAAGGAAATCAGGATGTACCCAACAAGATGAAAAGCATACTGCAATTGCAATCCTCTAAGAGGCTTTTGGAACAAAATCAACGAAGAAGGAAACATTGTGTCCAAACTGACGTTGGAAAAAGTCTGGTTGATTATCTACATCTTTGGCATGTTGCCATCCAGAAAGAGTGGAAAGAAATTTTGGAAGAGTTGTATCAGATTAGAACCTTAATCAGTGCTTTAACTGTAGATTCAATACTCTTCAGGCTGAAATTTCTCGCTGATGTGATTATCTTTTACAG CATTGCATTGAAGAGGTTCTTTTTCCCTGTGTTAAAGCTTGCGAACAAACACATGTTCCCTTCCTCCAGTGAGCAGTCCTCCATTGAAAATCACATAGAAAGCCTACACAAGTTGCTGTATTGTCAAAAGGGCTTACCATCATGCAAGTTTGTAGAGAAGCTTTGCCAAGAAATGAAATCTTTGGCGATGGATCTTaccaaacaatttattttttatgaaaccaAG GTATTTCCCTTTATTAGCAACAACTGCAGCCTTGAAACACAGCTGCAGATTTTGTACATGAGCCTTCATGTTATGCCACTGGGGTTACTGAAGTGTGCAATCACTTGGTTTGCAATTCACTTGTCTAAAAATGAATCCAGGTCCATTCTTGATAGCATGAATTTGGGGGAAGTTTTAGCCAACAAATCTTTCACTTCCCTTTTACTTGAGTGGTTCCACATCGGTTATTCAGGCAAAACCTCCATGGAAAATTTCTGCAAGGATTTGGAGAAAGTGTTCAGGAGCAGATATTCTATTCTACCTGAGCAAATCAAGGATGTTGTTTCCTTATCCTCACAGACTCAGACTTGTAAAGAATCTAAATCTAATAATATAGAACTGGTCTCTGCGAACAAGGgtaaaaattttctttcttatgcTTTATCTCCTGGTTCCCACAGAGGTAAGGCATGTGACACATCCTACACTAGCGAAATAAATCTGCACATATTTTTTCCTGGAACATTATGGGCATCGGATGCTTTTCTTAAATTGCCTGGTGGAGAGAGTTCTTCAGCTCCAACTATCAATCAACCAATACCGttggatttcatttttttcttccacaAGGCTCTCATGAAAGACTTGGAAGACCTTGTCTTTGGTTCGGTTAAACTAGCTGAAAACATCGGATTCCTAACAGAGTTCCACCGACACTTCCATCTCCTGCAGTTTTGGTATCAATTCCATAGTGATGCAGAGGATGAAATTGTCTTTCCAGCCCTGGAAGCTAAGGAAGAAGTTCGAAACATTAGCCACTCCTACACCATTGACCACAAGCTTGAAGTTGAATACTTTAATGAAGTTAGCCACTTGTTAGATAAGATGTCTGAACTGCACATTTCCGCTTCTACTGATGATTTGGAAAAGCAGGATCAGATACTGGTGAAACACAATCGACTATGTATGAAACTCCATTATACATGCAAGTCAATGCATAAACTACTGTCTGACCATGTTCATCGAGAAGAAGTTGAACTTTGGCCCATGTTTAGAGAATGCTTCTCCATCCAAGAGCAAGAAAAGATCATTGGACGCATGCTAGGGAACATTAAAGCCAAAACGTTACAAGATATGATACCCTGGCTTCTTGGTTCTTTAACACCTGAGGAACAACGTGAAATGATGTCTTTATGGCGTAATGTGACAAAAAATACAATGTTTGATGACTGGTTGCGAGAATGGTGGGAAGGGTATGACATAGCTCATGTGGCAACGGAGTTGAATACTTCATGTACTCCTGATCCTCTGGATATTATTGCAAGATATCTGCCTACAGAAGCCTTTGACAAACAAGGTGATGATCTCTATGATACCATTGAGTTTTCACAAAGAGACTTTTATAGTGTTAATATTGAGaagcaagaagaagaaagtttcGATGATAAAGTAAATATACATAATGGAGATCGAAACAATGATGAATGTTCAGAATGTAAAAAACTACTTTGCGAGGGTGACAAGGAGAGATTTAATGAAGTTTCTAATCTTACAAATAAGACTGATAAACCAGGCCAGCCTTTTCAATTAACTCTGAAGTCCAAGTATCACGAGCGGCTTCTGAAAATGAGTCAGGACGATATGGAGGCAGCAATAAGAAGAGTATCTCGCGAATCATCCTTGGATCATCAGAAGAAATCATTCATAATCCAGAACCTGATAATGAG CCGTTGGATTGTTCATCAAAAGATATCTCATACAGAAGTAACCATCTCAAGTAATGGTGGGGAAGAAATTCCAGGTCAGCATCCATCTTATCGGGATTCTCCTGAACCAATCCTGGGTTGCAAACACTATAAAAGAAACTGTAAGCTTGTCATGCCTTGTTGTAACAAGATTTATACGTGCATACGTTGCCATGATGAGTTGGCTGATCATTCAACTGATAG GAGAGCTATTACAAAGATGATGTGCATGAAATGCTTGATTATACAGCCAATTGGAGAAACATGCTCAACTGTCTCCTGTAATAATTTATCGATGGGAAGATACTATTGCAGGATCTGCAAATTGCTTGATGATGAAAG GGAAATCTACCACTGCCCTTACTGTAATCTCTGCCGAGTGGGGAAGGGATTGGGCATCGATTACTTTCATTGCATGAATTGCAATGCCTGCATGGCAAGGTCTCTTTCCGTTCATGTATGCAGAGAAAAATGTCTGGAGGACAACTGTCCAATTTGCCATGAATACATTTTCACATCAAGCACTCCTGTGAAAGCCCTTTATTGTGGTCATTTGATGCACTCAACATGTTTTCAG GAATATACTTGCACTCACTACACCTGCCCAATCTGTAGCAAGTCACTTGGAGACATGCAG GTGTACTTTCAGATGTTGGATGCATTACTGGCTGAAGAAAAAATTCCAGATGAATACTCTGGACAAACTCAG TTTATACTCTGTAATGACTGTGAGAAGAAAGGAGCTGCTCGTTTCCATTGGCTATATCGCAAATGCCCATACTGTGGCTCATACAACACCAGGCTTCTATGA